A single region of the Silene latifolia isolate original U9 population chromosome 8, ASM4854445v1, whole genome shotgun sequence genome encodes:
- the LOC141596900 gene encoding uncharacterized protein LOC141596900 isoform X1, with amino-acid sequence MAEMRAVIDRDISPNSVILTFDSNLHSLFSSSSSTSDHRDTHCHSDLTFSRVKQRLDLDRGESNKIRGVQSRSNNNTNNSSSSLLCNKVEKAKVYSEENNNNVLHHHHYVIDDEIHALDSGRSSFSLALKECQERRTRSEVFARKLERRRPASLDLNNNSSSSSSSNNSSTVNVVSSSPRLGAMMKKSTTMTTRKPGNFPSPGTPNYRGVGANVVNKGWSSERVAMPSNGNRRQVGAALLPLNNNGRVLPSKWEDAERWIFSPMAGDGGGGGGGSGRPSSCQQQQVVRRPKSKSGPLGAPGLAYYSMYSPALPMYDGGNMGRRMDESPFSAGVMMAEGWSFRAGDGGARGFGNSVEPCIARSVSVHGCTDLVCQASLASSQDEKNDDVKDSANNVSRVVSRRDMATQMSPEGSCHSSPRRLTFSPSTPSILPIVEVQSYCSSKQEVRDVQIDERVTVTRWSKKHRARVPGKGLEDVDEWKLKAVEPCSSAWEMSESVKSLSKSRREEAKITAWENLQRAKAEAAIRKLEMKLEKKRSSSIDKIMKKLRSAQKKAQEMRSAILTSQSLQVSRTNNNNVMSFRRTRQQMGSLSGCFTCHAF; translated from the exons ATGGCGGAAATGCGAGCTGTCATTGATCGTGACATTAGTCCTAATTCTGTCATTTTAACCTTTGATTCCAATTTACACTCCCTTTTCTCCTCCTCTTCCTCCACCTCCGACCACCGCGACACTCATTGTCACTCCGACCTTACTTTTTCTCGT gttaaacaGCGTTTAGATCTGGATCGAGGCGAATCTAACAAAATACGTGGAGTACAAAGCCGTagcaataataatactaataatagtaGTAGCAGTTTGTTGTGCAATAAAGTTGAAAAGGCTAAAG TTTACTCAGAAGAAAACAACAACAATGTACTACATCATCATCATTATGTTATTGACGACGAAATCCACGCCTTAGATTCTGGTAGAAGTTCTTTTTCTTTAGCTCTTAAAG AGTGCCAGGAAAGAAGGACGAGATCTGAAGTGTTTGCAAGGAAATTAGAAAGAAGACGGCCTGCTTCACTTGATCtgaataataatagtagtagtagtagtagtagtaataatagttcCACTGTTAATGTCGTAAGCTCGTCACCTAGATTAggagcaatgatgaagaagagtACAACGATGACCACAAGGAAACCAGGGAATTTTCCCAGTCCAGGAACGCCGAATTATAGAGGAGTAGGGGCTAATGTTGTTAATAAAGGGTGGAGTTCTGAAAGAGTAGCTATGCCATCAAATGGGAATAGGAGGCAGGTTGGTGCAGCTTTATTGCCTTTGAATAATAATGGGCGTGTGTTGCCTTCCAAGTGGGAGGATGCGGAGAGGTGGATATTTAGTCCGATGGCTGGGGATGGTGGTGGGGGTGGGGGTGGGTCTGGAAGGCCATCATCTTGTCAACAACAGCAGGTGGTGAGGCGGCCTAAGTCCAAGAGTGGACCACTTGGGGCCCCTGGATTGGCATATTATTCAATGTATTCACCTGCATTGCCGATGTACGATGGGGGTAATATGGGTAGGCGTATGGACGAATCACCGTTCTCAGCGGGTGTAATGATGGCAGAAGGGTGGTCTTTTAGGGCTGGTGATGGAGGTGCTAGAGGctttggaaatagtgttgagccTTGCATTGCCAGGTCTGTGAGTGTCCATGGGTGTACTGATCTTGTCTGCCAAGCTTCTTTGGCTAGCTCTCAAG ATGAAAAGAATGACGATGTGAAGGATAGTGCCAACAATGTCTCTCGTGTTGTTTCTAGGAGGGACATGGCAACTCAGATGAGTCCCGAGGGTAGCTGCCACTCTTCACCTAGGAGATTAACATTTTCCCCATCTACCCCTTCCATTCTACCAATTGTGGAAGTCCAGAGTTATTGTTCTTCTAAACAAGAAGTGAGGGATGTCCAGATTGATGAAAGGGTTACTGTGACTCGATGGTCAAAAAAACACAGGGCGCGTGTTCCTGGTAAAGGCTTAGAAGATGTAGATGAGTGGAAACTGAAAGCTGTTGAGCCATGTTCTTCTGCTTGGGAAATGTCGGAATCAGTTAAGAGCCTCTCAAA GTCTAGGAGAGAGGAAGCTAAAATCACTGCATGGGAGAACCTGCAGAGGGCAAAAGCTGAGGCAGCTATACGTAAACTTGAG ATGAAACTCGAAAAGAAGAGATCATCATCAATAGACAAGATAATGAAAAAATTAAGATCTGCCCAGAAGAAAGCTCAGGAAATGAGGAGTGCAATATTAACCAGCCAGTCTCTGCAAGTATCTAGAACAAACAACAATAATGTAATGTCTTTCAGACGAACTAGGCAGCAGATGGGTTCTCTAAGTGGTTGCTTTACGTGCCATGCTTTTTGA
- the LOC141596900 gene encoding uncharacterized protein LOC141596900 isoform X2: MAEMRAVIDRDISPNSVILTFDSNLHSLFSSSSSTSDHRDTHCHSDLTFSRRLDLDRGESNKIRGVQSRSNNNTNNSSSSLLCNKVEKAKVYSEENNNNVLHHHHYVIDDEIHALDSGRSSFSLALKECQERRTRSEVFARKLERRRPASLDLNNNSSSSSSSNNSSTVNVVSSSPRLGAMMKKSTTMTTRKPGNFPSPGTPNYRGVGANVVNKGWSSERVAMPSNGNRRQVGAALLPLNNNGRVLPSKWEDAERWIFSPMAGDGGGGGGGSGRPSSCQQQQVVRRPKSKSGPLGAPGLAYYSMYSPALPMYDGGNMGRRMDESPFSAGVMMAEGWSFRAGDGGARGFGNSVEPCIARSVSVHGCTDLVCQASLASSQDEKNDDVKDSANNVSRVVSRRDMATQMSPEGSCHSSPRRLTFSPSTPSILPIVEVQSYCSSKQEVRDVQIDERVTVTRWSKKHRARVPGKGLEDVDEWKLKAVEPCSSAWEMSESVKSLSKSRREEAKITAWENLQRAKAEAAIRKLEMKLEKKRSSSIDKIMKKLRSAQKKAQEMRSAILTSQSLQVSRTNNNNVMSFRRTRQQMGSLSGCFTCHAF; the protein is encoded by the exons ATGGCGGAAATGCGAGCTGTCATTGATCGTGACATTAGTCCTAATTCTGTCATTTTAACCTTTGATTCCAATTTACACTCCCTTTTCTCCTCCTCTTCCTCCACCTCCGACCACCGCGACACTCATTGTCACTCCGACCTTACTTTTTCTCGT CGTTTAGATCTGGATCGAGGCGAATCTAACAAAATACGTGGAGTACAAAGCCGTagcaataataatactaataatagtaGTAGCAGTTTGTTGTGCAATAAAGTTGAAAAGGCTAAAG TTTACTCAGAAGAAAACAACAACAATGTACTACATCATCATCATTATGTTATTGACGACGAAATCCACGCCTTAGATTCTGGTAGAAGTTCTTTTTCTTTAGCTCTTAAAG AGTGCCAGGAAAGAAGGACGAGATCTGAAGTGTTTGCAAGGAAATTAGAAAGAAGACGGCCTGCTTCACTTGATCtgaataataatagtagtagtagtagtagtagtaataatagttcCACTGTTAATGTCGTAAGCTCGTCACCTAGATTAggagcaatgatgaagaagagtACAACGATGACCACAAGGAAACCAGGGAATTTTCCCAGTCCAGGAACGCCGAATTATAGAGGAGTAGGGGCTAATGTTGTTAATAAAGGGTGGAGTTCTGAAAGAGTAGCTATGCCATCAAATGGGAATAGGAGGCAGGTTGGTGCAGCTTTATTGCCTTTGAATAATAATGGGCGTGTGTTGCCTTCCAAGTGGGAGGATGCGGAGAGGTGGATATTTAGTCCGATGGCTGGGGATGGTGGTGGGGGTGGGGGTGGGTCTGGAAGGCCATCATCTTGTCAACAACAGCAGGTGGTGAGGCGGCCTAAGTCCAAGAGTGGACCACTTGGGGCCCCTGGATTGGCATATTATTCAATGTATTCACCTGCATTGCCGATGTACGATGGGGGTAATATGGGTAGGCGTATGGACGAATCACCGTTCTCAGCGGGTGTAATGATGGCAGAAGGGTGGTCTTTTAGGGCTGGTGATGGAGGTGCTAGAGGctttggaaatagtgttgagccTTGCATTGCCAGGTCTGTGAGTGTCCATGGGTGTACTGATCTTGTCTGCCAAGCTTCTTTGGCTAGCTCTCAAG ATGAAAAGAATGACGATGTGAAGGATAGTGCCAACAATGTCTCTCGTGTTGTTTCTAGGAGGGACATGGCAACTCAGATGAGTCCCGAGGGTAGCTGCCACTCTTCACCTAGGAGATTAACATTTTCCCCATCTACCCCTTCCATTCTACCAATTGTGGAAGTCCAGAGTTATTGTTCTTCTAAACAAGAAGTGAGGGATGTCCAGATTGATGAAAGGGTTACTGTGACTCGATGGTCAAAAAAACACAGGGCGCGTGTTCCTGGTAAAGGCTTAGAAGATGTAGATGAGTGGAAACTGAAAGCTGTTGAGCCATGTTCTTCTGCTTGGGAAATGTCGGAATCAGTTAAGAGCCTCTCAAA GTCTAGGAGAGAGGAAGCTAAAATCACTGCATGGGAGAACCTGCAGAGGGCAAAAGCTGAGGCAGCTATACGTAAACTTGAG ATGAAACTCGAAAAGAAGAGATCATCATCAATAGACAAGATAATGAAAAAATTAAGATCTGCCCAGAAGAAAGCTCAGGAAATGAGGAGTGCAATATTAACCAGCCAGTCTCTGCAAGTATCTAGAACAAACAACAATAATGTAATGTCTTTCAGACGAACTAGGCAGCAGATGGGTTCTCTAAGTGGTTGCTTTACGTGCCATGCTTTTTGA
- the LOC141595273 gene encoding uncharacterized protein LOC141595273 translates to MAHGGRQRGGYSEGGSSSREQEEDVDRSTTEVSEEEVAIPRHTDGGMILDPNGLWFRCQTVVRGVTASTQENMTHDVTCWSNATDEDKEMWFNNFRRVFYWPTDLECLVWQRYNDIGKKKLRDNMYKVSKRKKAPSFMKGASYEEFTKYRNSPEFKEASARNKVNRKGGKKDAEVEPTHYGGSQSFHDRVLSDVSYLS, encoded by the exons ATGGCTCATGGAGGTAGGCAGCGGGGAGGCTATAGTGAGGGAGGTAGTAGCTCCCGAGAGCAGGAGGAGGACGTTGACCGTTCTACTACGGAGGTGAGTGAGGAGGAGGTTGCTATACCCCGACATACTGACGGCGGGATGATCCTTGATCCGAATGGTCTttg gtttaggtgtcaaacagttgttcgtggtgtgactgctagcacccaagagaacatgacacacgacgttacttgttggagtaacgctactgatgaagataaggagatgtggttcaacaacttccgg CGTGTGTTCTATTGGCCAACCGACCTTGAGTGCCTAGTTTGGCAAAGGTATAATGACATTGGCAAGAAGAAGCTAAGGGACAACATGTATAAGGTGTCTAAGAGGAAGAAGGcgccatctttcatgaaag GTGCGTCATATGAGGAATTTACCAAGTACCGGAACAGTCCCGAGTTCAAGGAAGCATCGGCCCggaacaaagtcaacaggaaaggAGGAAAAAAGGACGCGGAAGTTGAGCCTACTCATTATGGAGGGTCTCAATCTTTTCATGATCGAGTGTTGTCAGATGTAagttatttgtcttag